The following are encoded in a window of Ranitomeya variabilis isolate aRanVar5 chromosome 6, aRanVar5.hap1, whole genome shotgun sequence genomic DNA:
- the OSGIN2 gene encoding oxidative stress-induced growth inhibitor 2, whose product MPLAEENPLSRDPPLILPVVVIGNGPSGICLSYMLSGYRPYLSPEALHPNPILHSKLEEARHLSIAEQDLEYLSEGLEGRSSNPVAVLFDTLLHPNADFGYDYPSVLHWKLEQEHYIPHIVLGKGPPGGAWHDMEGSILTLSLGDWMELPGLKFKDWAMGKRRNLKSDRATPAEVASYYKHYVKLTGIQRNFIDHTFITSVVRPYWEADGSVSHDSENVPCEETCVDKENEDLLKKNWEIHGYRKAADGSHQPFCLFAESLVLATGTFDAPARLEVHGENLPYVSHSIAEFEDAVVKGRLSGAVDPVLIVGAGLTAADAVLCAYNNKIPVIHAFRRRLNDPNLIFKQLPKKLYPEYHKVYHMMCTQVSSAASNLYPSYTSYPEHFVLSFKPDMKCVLQSGGLKKVIKISMALVLIGSHPNLFFLKEQGRSLGHQPNEPITCKGNPVEIDPYTYESCKEPNLFALGPLVGDNFIRFLKGGALAITRCLGVREKKTRHRMVEGGGEDGVS is encoded by the exons GAAATGGCCCATCTGGAATCTGCTTGTCTTACATGTTGTCTGGATACAGACCAtatctctcccctgaagctctgcatCCGAACCCTATACTGCACAGCAAGCTAGAAGAGGCCCGGCATCTGTCCATTGCTGAGCAG GATTTGGAATACTTGTCGGAGGGATTGGAGGGTCGCTCCTCTAACCCTGTGGCCGTGTTGTTTGACACACTCCTGCACCCAAATGCTGATTTTGGGTATGATTACCCATCTGTTCTGCACTGGAAATTGGAGCAAGAACACTATATTCCTCACATAGTGCTCGGGAAGGGGCCCCCGGGTGGAGCCTGGCAT GATATGGAAGGATCCATTTTGACTCTCAGCCTGGGTGATTGGATGGAGTTACCTGGCCTAAAGTTTAAAGACTGGGCCATGGGGAAGAGAAG AAATCTAAAGAGTGACCGGGCGACACCAGCAGAAGTGGCATCCTACTACAAACATTACGTAAAACTTACGGGAATTCAGAGAAATTTTATAGACCACACTTTCATCACTTCTGTGGTGAGGCCTTACTGGGAAGCAGACGGTTCTGTAAGCCACGATTCCGAAAATGTTCCATGTGAAGAAACTTGCGTTGATAAAGAAAATGAAGACCTTCTCAAGAAGAACTGGGAAATTCATGGTTATCGGAAGGCGGCCGATGGTTCTCATCAGCCTTTCTGTCTCTTTGCGGAAAGTCTTGTTCTTGCTACTGGAACATTTGATGCCCCTGCTCGTCTGGAAGTCCATGGAGAGAACCTTCCTTATGTTTCACATTCAATTGCTGAATTTGAAGATGCTGTAGTGAAAGGACGGCTGAGTGGAGCGGTGGATCCGGTTCTTATTGTGGGAGCTGGACTGACAGCAGCCGATGCTGTTTTATGCGCCTACAACAACAAGATTCCAGTAATTCATGCTTTCCGAAGAAGACTCAATGATCCAAATCTGATTTTTAAACAATTGCCAAAAAAACTGTACCCAGAGTACCACAAGGTGTACCATATGATGTGTACACAAGTCTCTTCAGCTGCTTCCAACTTGTACCCCTCTTATACAAGTTATCCCGAGCACTTTGTACTTTCTTTCAAGCCTGACATGAAGTGTGTCCTTCAGAGCGGTGGACTTAAGAAGGTCATCAAGATATCTATGGCTTTAGTCTTGATCGGATCTCATCCAAACCTCTTTTTCTTAAAAGAACAAGGTCGGAGTTTAGGACACCAGCCTAATGAGCCGATCACATGTAAAGGCAACCCTGTGGAAATTGATCCATACACTTATGAATCTTGTAAGGAACCAAATCTGTTTGCCCTGGGACCTCTAGTTGGGGACAACTTCATTAGGTTTCTGAAAGGTGGAGCACTTGCCATAACTCGATGTCTAGGAGTGAGGGAGAAGAAAACGCGTCATCGAATGGTGGAAGGTGGTGGTGAGGATGGCGTGTCATGA